In Mangifera indica cultivar Alphonso chromosome 1, CATAS_Mindica_2.1, whole genome shotgun sequence, a single genomic region encodes these proteins:
- the LOC123212244 gene encoding putative disease resistance RPP13-like protein 3 encodes MVDAVVTFVLNRVGDYLIKEAALLSGVRGEVESLKKELEWMSCFMKDAEDKQVDSPLIRQWVSDIREIAYDFEDVLDESMLHVGDKDEEGESPEGKHGLFSAIKKWVAKCSRKGREKVTTYNIGKKIESLKTRLSDVSRRCEFYGLRDINIKRDEDNLARRRHVISIWGTGGLGKTTLAGKLYKSSAIKGNFDCCAWVSVSQHFNIEDLLQRIIKSFGFSAEKLERMSEEDLERYVHESLQGRKYLVVIDDVWQKEAWASLKRAFPDNENGSRLIITTRIRDVAERSDERTCVHELRFLKPDESWQLFCQKAFSNLNIDEGLEKLGREMVEKCRGLPLAIVILGGLLSTKKPQEWNLLCFLYLRHFLEDRVIITDKLIRLWVAEGYIPHNKEIMEDVARSYLNELINRSLIQKEKTRLGKVVKCRIHDLLRELMIQKATELNFIQTYDEMKNSAPHSSMLSCRRQAIYSGMKGTAWLQQCNPLLRCLLFFDLNKERPTMSQFVSTLCKTFKFLRVLEFAYFRRRSSWSLPKDIDKLIHLKYLSLRDTGIYHIPE; translated from the exons ATGGTGGATGCTGTAGTGACATTTGTGTTGAATAGGGTTGGGGACTATCTCATCAAAGAAGCAGCCTTGCTAAGTGGAGTGAGAGGTGAAGTGGAGTCACTCAAAAAAGAGTTAGAATGGATGAGCTGTTTCATGAAGGATGCTGAAGATAAACAAGTTGACAGCCCTTTGATAAGACAGTGGGTGTCTGACATCCGGGAAATTGCTTATGATTTTGAGGATGTCTTAGATGAATCCATGCTTCATGTCGGTGATAAAGATGAAGAAGGGGAGTCTCCAGAAGGAAAGCACGGACTCTTTAGTGCCATTAAGAAATGGGTCGCTAAATGTTCTCGCAAGGGGAGGGAGAAGGTAACTACGTACAATATTGGCAAGAAGATTGAATCTCTAAAAACGAGACTCAGTGATGTTTCTCGTAGATGTGAATTTTATGGCCTGAGAGACATCAATATCAAGAGGGATGAAGACAACCTTGCT CGAAGGCGTCATGTGATCTCTATTTGGGGCACTGGTGGCTTGGGCAAAACAACCCTTGCTGGAAAACTTTACAAAAGTAGTGCAATCAAAGGAAATTTTGATTGTTGTGCTTGGGTTTCTGTATCTCAGCATTTCAACATCGAAGATCTTCTTCAAAGaatcataaaatcttttggGTTTTCAGCGGAGAAATTGGAGAGAATGAGTGAAGAAGATTTGGAGAGGTATGTTCATGAATCTTTGCAAGGGCGCAAATATTTGGTGGTAATTGATGATGTATGGCAGAAAGAAGCCTGGGCAAGCCTCAAAAGAGCCTTTCCAGACAATGAGAACGGTAGCAGATTAATTATTACTACTCGGATCAGAGATGTTGCAGAGCGTTCAGATGAAAGAACTTGTGTACATGAACTTCGTTTTTTAAAGCCAGATGAGAGTTGGCAGTTATTCTGCCAAAAGGCTTTTTCGAATTTAAATATAGATGAAGGACTGGAGAAGTTGGGAAGAGAGATGGTAGAAAAATGTCGTGGTCTACCACTTGCCATTGTTATATTAGGTGGCTTACTTTCAACAAAGAAACCACAAGAATGGAATTTG TTATGTTTTCTCTATTTAAGACATTTTCTAGAAGACCGTGTAATCATCACAGATAAACTGATTCGCCTGTGGGTGGCTGAGGGTTACATACCGCACAATAAAGAAATAATGGAAGATGTGGCTCGCAGTTACTTGAATGAGTTGATTAACAGGAGCCTTATTCAGAAAGAGAAAACGCGCCTGGGCAAGGTTGTCAAATGTCGGATTCATGATCTTTTGAGGGAATTAATGATTCAAAAGGCAACAGAGCTCAACTTTATTCAAACTTATGACGAAATGAAAAACTCAGCACCTCACTCTTCCATGCTGTCATGTCGGCGACAAGCTATTTACTCTGGGATGAAAGGGACCGCGTGGCTTCAACAGTGTAATCCGCTCTTGCGTTGTCTTTTATTCTTTGATCTCAATAAAGAACGCCCAACAATGTCGCAATTCGTATCAACTTTGTGCAAAACATTCAAGTTTCTAAGAGTGCTCGAGTTTGCGTATTTCCGGCGAAGATCAAGTTGGTCCTTACCCAAAGATATAGATAagttgattcacttgaagtatTTGAGTTTGAGGGATACAGGGATTTACCATATTCCGGAATAG
- the LOC123212335 gene encoding putative disease resistance RPP13-like protein 2, translating into MTNLQTLNRVADDTWTKTNHESLVNLRELHLFLYRESERMFTFVSIAKLKSIQILSVDLSDNNFFPALQPLSHCPHLRDLSLSGKIKNLPEDMHVLLPNVESLSLRKSKLVDDPMPVLGKMLNLTILELRYDCLRGKKMMCRANTFPRVETLDIETHYLEEWQVEEGARPVLTGLELINYSQQFQLPERLKSVARLH; encoded by the coding sequence ATGACAAATCTTCAAACTCTTAATCGTGTGGCAGATGACACTTGGACTAAAACAAATCATGAATCATTGGTTAATCTTCGAGAGCTACACCTATTTCTGTACCGTGAAAGCGAGAGGATGTTTACTTTCGTTTCTATTGCTAAACTGAAAAGCATTCAAATTTTATCAGTTGATTTAtcagataataatttttttcctgcATTGCAGCCGCTCTCTCACTGCCCACATCTCCGAGACTTAAGCTTAAGTGGGAAGATAAAGAACCTACCAGAAGATATGCATGTACTTTTGCCGAATGTTGAAAGCCTATCATTACGCAAGTCCAAACTCGTAGATGATCCGATGCCAGTATTGGGGAAGATGTTGAACCTGACAATACTTGAGCTAAGATATGATTGTCTTCGTGGAAAGAAGATGATGTGCAGGGCAAATACTTTTCCTCGGGTTGAAACATTAGATATTGAAACACATTATTTGGAGGAGTGGCAAGTAGAGGAAGGAGCTCGACCTGTGCTTACAGGTTTGGAGTTGATAAATTACAGCCAACAATTCCAACTTCCAGAAAGATTGAAATCAGTTGCACGCCTACATTGA